The window GGCGCTGGCCACGTCCTCGGGTGCGCCGAGCCGCCGGATGGGCGTGCGCGCGCGCGAATAGTCCAGCCACCGGGGCTCGACGGCGCGGCCGGTCTTGCCGGTGAGGATCTTGCCGGGCGCCACCGCGTTGCAGACGATGCCGTCGGACGCGTAATCGACCGCGATCTGCCGCGTGATGTAGACCACGCCCGACTTCGAGGTGCCATAGGCCACGTCCTCCGGGCAGGCCACCATGCCATGCTGCGAGGAGATGTTGACCAGTCGGCCGCGCACCCCCTGGGCACCTGGCAGCGGCTCCTGCCGCAGCATGGCGCGCACGCCCGCACGCGCCATGAGGAACACACTGGTGAGGTTCACCGCCATCACCCGGTTCCATTCCTCGAGCGTGGTTTCCGTGAGTGGCTTGCCGTTGCCGATGGCGGCGTTGTTGACCTGCACGTCGAGCCGGCCGTAGGTCTTTTCCGCCAGATCGACCGCGGCCTGCACCTGGGCCTCGTCCGCCACGTCGGTCTGCAGGAATTCGGCCTCGCAGCCCTGCACCCGCAGCAGGTCGATGGTGGGCACGCCGCCTTCGCGCACCGTGGTGGTGAGGTCGGCCAGCACCAGCCGTGCGCCTTCGGCCGCAAAGCGCAGCGCGATGGCCCTACCGATGCCGGAGGCGGCGCCGCTGATGAGGATGGATTTGCGTTCGAGTCGTTTCATGGGCTTGGATTCAGAGAGAGGCCTGCCAGGCGAGGTGGTCGCGCGCGGCGGCGTCCAGGGCGGTGGCGGGCGCCCAGCCAGTGTCGGCCTGCAGGCGCGCGATGGACAGGGCCGCGCGATCGACCGGCAGGTTGTAGCGCAGCGTGCCCTGTTCGCCGGGCGCGGCGAGGCGCCAGGACCAGCCGGGGTAAGACACGGCCAGCAACGCGCACCATTGCACGAGATCGCTCATCACCGCCCCCCCGACGTTGTAGATTGTGTGGCGCAGTTGGGTCGCATCAGCCAACGCGGCCAGCGCTTTTGCCGCATCGCGCGAATAGATCCAGTCCGCCCGCAGGCTGCGCGGCAGCACCACACCCTGCCCTGCCATCGCGGCGGCGAGCACCTGGGCATGCGGGCTGAGCGCGTCACGTACACCGGTGGCGTATTCCCACGGACCGTAGACGGGGCCGAGCCGCGCCACGCGCACGTCGAGCCGGTACAGCTCGGCCAGCCGCAGCGCGGCCTGCTCGGAGGCGAGCTTGCCGATGCCGTACAGCGCCGCCGGCGCGGGTGCCGAGCCCTCTTCTTCATAGGTTTCGCCGGCCGGCGGCTTGACGCCGTAGACCGCCACCGAACTCAGCACGAGGATGCGGCGGATGCCGCTGCGGCCGACGGCGCAGCGCTGGAGCAGGTTGGCCGTGCCGCCCACGTTCACGTCGAGCACGGCCATCGGATCTCGCGCCTCGCGGTCGGCGTCCGGCGTGACGGCGGCGCAGTGCACCACGCGGTCGATGTTGGCGGACTTCAGCGCCGCATCCACGTCGACCGGGCAGCGGATGTCGCCCAGCAGGATACTCAGGCTCTCGCGGCCCAGGCGCGCCAGCATGTCGGCGCGCGGCGCGGCGCGGTCGAACAGCACCACGGGCTCGCCGTCGGCCCGCAGCCGCTCGGCCAGAGCCAGGCCCACGAAGCCCGCACCGCCGGTGATCAGCGTGGTCATGTCAGTGCCGCCCGGCCGTCCGTAGGCACTGGAGCGCCCCCTCGGGGGGCAGCGACACAGGAAGTGAAAGGAAGTGAAGAGCGTGGGGGTGTCATGCTGCCTCCTAGCGCGAAACGATCATGCGGCGCTCGAGCCGCGCCACCCAGCGCGCCAGCGGCCACAGCAACACGAAGAACACCACGGCGGCCGCCATCAGCGGCGTCGGGTTGTAGGTCTGCTCCTGGGCCACGCGGGCCGAACGCAGCAGCTCGGGCAAGGCCACCATGGAGGCAATGGAGGTGGTCTTGATCAGCTCCAGCGAATTGCTGGCCAGCGGCGCGAGCACATTGCGGATCGCCTGCGGCAGCACGATCACCAGCACCAGGCGCAACGGCTTGAAGCCGAGCGCACGCGCGGCCTCGCGCTGGCCCTTGGGCACCGAATTGATGCCGGCGCGGAAGATCTCGCCGTAGTAGCCCGAGTTGTTGAGCACCAGTGCCAGCACCACGGCCGTGAAGCCGCTGAGCTTGAGGCCGAAGAACGGCAGGCCGAAGTAGATCAGCACCAGCAGCACGACCACCGGGAACGAGCGGAACAGGTCGATGTAGACCAGCAGCAGCGCGCGCAGCCAGCGGTGCTCGAAGCTGTACAGCACGGCGATGAGCAACCCGGTCAGGCAGGCCAGCGGCAGCGCCACGATGGCCAACAGGAAGGACAACTGCACGCCTTGCAGCAGCAGCGGCCAGATGGTCAGGAACGAATCCAGGTTGGCGAAGTTCTCTAAAAACAGATCCATCTCAGCGTCCCTTCGAACTCGCGTGCTCGATCCAGCGGCTGGCAACCACCAGCGGCAGGAACAGCACCAGGTAAAGCGCCGCGGCCAGGGTGAGCGGCGACGGGTTCGCCACCAGCGACATGAAGCTCTGCGCCTGGCCCAGCGTCTCGGGCAGCGACACGGCCGTGCCCAGCGCCGTGCCCTTGCTGATGGAGATGGCGCGGTTGGTCAGCATCGGGATCGCGAGGCGCCATGCCTGCGGCAGGATGATCTTGAACAGCATCCGCATCGGGCCGAAGCCGAGTGCCTTGGCGGCATCCCACTGGCCACGCGGCAGGGCCTGGATCGCCGACCAGAAGATCTCGCACGCAAAGGCCGACAGCACCGCGCCGAGCGCGATCACCGTGGTGACGAAAGGCGACAGCGTGAGCCCGATATAGGGCATGCCGAAGTACAGGAAGATGATGATCACCAACTGCGGCAGCGTGCGAAACAGATCGACCCAGGCCACGATCAGCAGGTCGAACACGCGTTTCTTCATGGAGCGCAGCACGGCCAGGCCCAGGCCCAGGGCCAGCCCGAACACGATCACCAGCACCGACACCAGCACGGTCAGGCCGAAGCCCTGCAGCACCGTCGGCCAGGCCTGCGCCATGACTGAAAGGTTCAGGAAGTTTTCAAGAAGCCTGTCCATGCGATGCCGTGCTCGTGGGGGATCGTTCGATTACTTGCAGACCGGCGCGGGCGCCGTCGGCACGTAGCCCTTGAAGTTGGGCGCACCGTAGCCGGGGTAGGTGGTGACCAGGGCCGAGCCGGCTTCCGGCACCGAGCCGTACCATTTTTCGTGCAGCTTGGCCACCGTGCCATCCATCTTCATGCACTTGAGCACGTCGTCGACCTTGTTGCGGTACTCCACGCTTTCCGGACGGAACGCATAACCGAAGTTGCGGCTGGCGCTGAAATCCTTGTAGGCCACCTTGATCGCCTTGTTCTTGCTCGCGGCATAGATCGTGGTCGGCACTTCATTGATGGTGGCGAAGGCGCGGTTGGTCAGCACGGCCTGCACGCTGTCGGGGAAGGTGTCGTAGCGCTGCACCTCGAAGCCGTAGGTGGCGGCATTCGCCGTGGCCCAGGTGTCGGACAGCGTGCCGCGGTTCACCGCCACGGCCTTGCCCTTCAGGTCATCGAAGCCCTTCATGTCGTTGGCGGCCTTCACCAGGAAGCCGTTGCCGGTGGACATGATGGGTTGCGTGAACACCATGCGTTCGGCGCGTTCGGCCGTGATGTTCAGCGGGTTCACGGTGAACTCGATGCGTTTGGCGAACAGGGCGGCGAACAGCGCCGAGAAGTTCACGTCCACGATCTCCACGCTCGGGCGCTTCAGGCGCTTGGCGACTTCGTTGATCAGGTCCACGCCGAAACCTTCGGGGCCGTTCACGCCGCGCACGATCCACGGCGCCACGCCGAAATCGCTGCCGACGACCAGCGGCTTGTCGCCCGGATGATCGGCTTCCTGGGCGTTGGCCAATGGCAATGTGGCGAGCAGGGCCAGCGCGACGCTGGAAAGAACGAATTTGCGAACGGAAGACGAGAAGGCCATGGCATTACTCCTGTGGAAGATGAAAGTTCGGGAAAGGGATTCGGATCAGTCGGCCGCGTGTTCGGCGTGCCAATGCCGCGCGATGTCGGCACGGCCGCAGACCCATACGTCCTGGTGTTGCTTCACGTGGTCGAGGAAACGCTCGAAGCCCGCGGCGCGGCCCGGGTGACCGGCCACACGCAGATGCAGGCCGACGGACATCATCTTGGGCGCGGTGCGGCCCTCGCGGTACAACATGTCGAAGCTGTCCCTTAGGTATTCGAAGAACTGCTGCCCGGTGCTCATGCCGCCGCGCATGAACTTCGCGTCGTTGTGGGCCAGGCTGTAGGGCACGACCAGATGCGGCTTTTCGTCCCGATGCAGCCAATAGGGAAGCTCGTCGTTGTAGGCGTCGGAGTCGTAGAGGAAACCGCCCTCCTCGCGGATCAGCCGGCGCGTGTTCAGGCCGGGGCCATAGCGGCAGTACCAGCCGAGCGGCCGGTTGCCGACGGTGCGGGTGATGCTCTCCACCGTGCGACGGATGCGCTCGCGTTCCTCGGCTTCACTGAGCAACTGGTGCCGCTCCCAACGCCAGCCGTGCGCGCAGACGTCGTATTGCAGATCGCGGATGGCGGCGCACACCT of the Rhodoferax koreense genome contains:
- a CDS encoding SDR family NAD(P)-dependent oxidoreductase, whose amino-acid sequence is MKRLERKSILISGAASGIGRAIALRFAAEGARLVLADLTTTVREGGVPTIDLLRVQGCEAEFLQTDVADEAQVQAAVDLAEKTYGRLDVQVNNAAIGNGKPLTETTLEEWNRVMAVNLTSVFLMARAGVRAMLRQEPLPGAQGVRGRLVNISSQHGMVACPEDVAYGTSKSGVVYITRQIAVDYASDGIVCNAVAPGKILTGKTGRAVEPRWLDYSRARTPIRRLGAPEDVASAALFLASDEATFITGENLLVDGGWMAG
- a CDS encoding NAD-dependent epimerase/dehydratase family protein; translation: MTTLITGGAGFVGLALAERLRADGEPVVLFDRAAPRADMLARLGRESLSILLGDIRCPVDVDAALKSANIDRVVHCAAVTPDADREARDPMAVLDVNVGGTANLLQRCAVGRSGIRRILVLSSVAVYGVKPPAGETYEEEGSAPAPAALYGIGKLASEQAALRLAELYRLDVRVARLGPVYGPWEYATGVRDALSPHAQVLAAAMAGQGVVLPRSLRADWIYSRDAAKALAALADATQLRHTIYNVGGAVMSDLVQWCALLAVSYPGWSWRLAAPGEQGTLRYNLPVDRAALSIARLQADTGWAPATALDAAARDHLAWQASL
- a CDS encoding amino acid ABC transporter permease, with the translated sequence MDLFLENFANLDSFLTIWPLLLQGVQLSFLLAIVALPLACLTGLLIAVLYSFEHRWLRALLLVYIDLFRSFPVVVLLVLIYFGLPFFGLKLSGFTAVVLALVLNNSGYYGEIFRAGINSVPKGQREAARALGFKPLRLVLVIVLPQAIRNVLAPLASNSLELIKTTSIASMVALPELLRSARVAQEQTYNPTPLMAAAVVFFVLLWPLARWVARLERRMIVSR
- a CDS encoding amino acid ABC transporter permease; protein product: MDRLLENFLNLSVMAQAWPTVLQGFGLTVLVSVLVIVFGLALGLGLAVLRSMKKRVFDLLIVAWVDLFRTLPQLVIIIFLYFGMPYIGLTLSPFVTTVIALGAVLSAFACEIFWSAIQALPRGQWDAAKALGFGPMRMLFKIILPQAWRLAIPMLTNRAISISKGTALGTAVSLPETLGQAQSFMSLVANPSPLTLAAALYLVLFLPLVVASRWIEHASSKGR
- a CDS encoding substrate-binding periplasmic protein; this encodes MAFSSSVRKFVLSSVALALLATLPLANAQEADHPGDKPLVVGSDFGVAPWIVRGVNGPEGFGVDLINEVAKRLKRPSVEIVDVNFSALFAALFAKRIEFTVNPLNITAERAERMVFTQPIMSTGNGFLVKAANDMKGFDDLKGKAVAVNRGTLSDTWATANAATYGFEVQRYDTFPDSVQAVLTNRAFATINEVPTTIYAASKNKAIKVAYKDFSASRNFGYAFRPESVEYRNKVDDVLKCMKMDGTVAKLHEKWYGSVPEAGSALVTTYPGYGAPNFKGYVPTAPAPVCK
- a CDS encoding polysaccharide deacetylase family protein, translated to MPDLHPRDFAGYGAHPPHPRWPGDARLALNICINYEEGSEPAVPDGDAASESGLTEGGAGAFDGRDLAAESMFEYGSRVGFWRLTRLLAQRSLTATVFGCALALERNPEVCAAIRDLQYDVCAHGWRWERHQLLSEAEERERIRRTVESITRTVGNRPLGWYCRYGPGLNTRRLIREEGGFLYDSDAYNDELPYWLHRDEKPHLVVPYSLAHNDAKFMRGGMSTGQQFFEYLRDSFDMLYREGRTAPKMMSVGLHLRVAGHPGRAAGFERFLDHVKQHQDVWVCGRADIARHWHAEHAAD